From a region of the Streptacidiphilus albus JL83 genome:
- a CDS encoding lantibiotic dehydratase yields the protein MPYAAAVGTEGVRSDTVDPRCSGNGGYTVQLAPYALMRSTVLRHPAQSPPAAAFRTEVAALADLEARTAALLPELCDALYAGQGSHSPAFHRDVVLPLRRALHNGREPRPALLDRLGDLPDRVPQLAAWLVLRRRRAGLLADLATTGEAALAAEREALSSLCREPALGRAIALTSSDLLRAVERAGTGVHDRKARKEEPSVLRHVLRASTRTSPLSWFTAVGWGLLPTDADLLAAAGAADWGSAGLPADALISVVKANRTLVTALSEALVGDPVRRAGLPYRMTSSARTADGVSSYTRSRLQFVGGRFLVAAEDEIALAARGPLALVATRCETPSTWDELVEELAPALRASGEAASRAAARAFLDALAEAGLLVPTEPLDPQSDAPLAGLGDWLRRSQSEEVTDAGSLLLQIRDIDRMTGEFAAADPTRRAALLADLSTSWHTLLADAGRPVPTRTVRLSVLSEDVVAPQPVRLEGLLGGADHQALVELAPLAELFDLGHLMRRVIRDRFVARYGVGGCGPHPWEFGGEYAPAWETAWRAAAPGAGLAALPSGCAELAELRQALVESAHGGGSRSADADAGPDPADTDVVLPVDLVRGLGDRLPRWMVRRPLSYSYFLQRAGRGDLLCVNHAYGGWGRFTSRFLDAMAPGAGAEVARQIHRGLGEGARPAQFRPVGGFNANLHPLLVADEIGPDRRWTPWGEDELDLVHEEADDQVRLRLRATGELLDVLYNGFLAPTMLPQRSAPLLADHPLGAVDFQALVPQYRSDAPGGRVVRTPRLRHRHLVLRRRRWHVDAGVLRTLRTDLAAEPGSPPAVVSRWRALLRLPEQVFLHPVAAASREGRATEDFLARLAQPKPQFVDFGNALHLHSLAKWLSRHPDGVVLEEALPAPGGREQATGSVELVAEVYRAGRTT from the coding sequence ATGCCCTACGCCGCAGCGGTCGGCACCGAAGGCGTCCGTTCCGACACCGTCGATCCCCGCTGCTCCGGCAACGGTGGCTACACGGTGCAGTTGGCGCCGTACGCGCTGATGCGTTCCACCGTGCTTCGGCATCCGGCCCAGAGCCCGCCTGCCGCGGCGTTCCGCACCGAAGTGGCCGCACTGGCCGACCTGGAGGCGCGGACCGCCGCACTGCTGCCGGAACTCTGTGACGCCCTGTACGCCGGACAGGGAAGCCACTCCCCGGCCTTCCACCGGGACGTGGTCCTGCCGCTGCGCCGCGCGCTGCACAACGGGCGGGAACCGAGACCCGCGCTGCTCGACCGCCTCGGAGACCTGCCCGACCGAGTACCGCAATTGGCCGCCTGGCTGGTCCTGCGTCGCCGCCGGGCCGGTCTGCTCGCCGACCTGGCCACCACCGGCGAAGCCGCACTTGCCGCCGAACGGGAGGCGTTGTCCTCGCTCTGCCGGGAGCCCGCGCTCGGTCGCGCCATCGCGCTCACCAGCTCCGACCTGCTGCGGGCGGTCGAACGCGCCGGTACCGGCGTCCACGACCGCAAGGCGCGCAAGGAGGAGCCCAGCGTGCTGCGCCACGTCCTGCGGGCCAGCACCAGGACGAGCCCGCTGTCGTGGTTCACCGCCGTCGGCTGGGGGCTGCTCCCCACGGACGCCGACCTGCTCGCTGCAGCCGGTGCCGCCGACTGGGGGTCCGCCGGACTGCCCGCCGACGCGCTGATCTCGGTGGTCAAGGCCAATCGGACGCTGGTGACGGCCCTCTCCGAGGCGCTGGTGGGCGACCCGGTCCGCCGGGCCGGGCTTCCGTACCGGATGACCAGCAGCGCCCGGACCGCCGACGGCGTTTCGAGCTACACCCGCAGCCGGCTGCAGTTCGTCGGCGGACGCTTTCTGGTCGCGGCGGAGGACGAGATCGCCCTCGCGGCCCGGGGCCCGCTGGCCCTGGTCGCCACACGCTGCGAAACTCCGTCCACCTGGGACGAGTTGGTGGAGGAGCTGGCCCCTGCCCTGCGCGCGTCGGGTGAGGCGGCGAGCCGGGCGGCGGCTCGGGCGTTCCTGGACGCCCTCGCCGAGGCGGGCCTGCTGGTCCCCACCGAACCCCTGGATCCGCAGAGCGACGCACCGTTGGCGGGACTCGGCGACTGGCTGCGCCGCAGTCAGAGCGAGGAGGTGACTGACGCAGGGTCACTCCTCTTGCAGATCAGGGACATCGACCGCATGACCGGGGAGTTCGCCGCCGCCGACCCGACCCGCCGGGCCGCCCTGCTGGCCGACCTCTCGACCTCCTGGCACACGCTTCTCGCCGATGCCGGACGGCCGGTGCCGACGCGTACGGTGCGGTTGAGCGTGCTCTCCGAGGACGTGGTCGCTCCGCAGCCGGTCCGGCTGGAAGGGCTCCTCGGTGGCGCCGACCATCAGGCACTGGTCGAGCTGGCTCCCCTGGCGGAGCTCTTCGACCTGGGCCATCTGATGCGGCGGGTCATCCGTGACCGATTTGTGGCGCGCTACGGGGTCGGGGGCTGCGGTCCGCATCCGTGGGAGTTCGGCGGCGAGTACGCGCCGGCCTGGGAGACGGCCTGGCGGGCCGCCGCGCCCGGCGCCGGCCTGGCCGCCCTCCCCAGCGGCTGCGCCGAACTCGCCGAACTGCGCCAGGCGTTGGTCGAATCCGCGCACGGCGGCGGCTCCCGGTCCGCCGATGCCGACGCGGGTCCCGACCCCGCCGACACCGACGTGGTGCTGCCCGTGGACCTGGTGCGCGGACTCGGCGACCGGCTGCCGCGCTGGATGGTGCGCCGCCCGCTGAGCTACTCGTACTTCCTCCAGCGCGCCGGCCGCGGCGACCTGCTCTGCGTGAACCACGCCTACGGCGGCTGGGGCCGGTTCACCAGCCGGTTCCTGGACGCGATGGCCCCGGGGGCCGGCGCCGAGGTGGCGCGGCAGATCCACCGCGGGCTGGGCGAGGGCGCCAGGCCCGCCCAGTTCCGTCCGGTCGGCGGCTTCAACGCCAACCTCCATCCGCTACTGGTCGCGGACGAGATCGGCCCCGACCGTCGCTGGACCCCCTGGGGCGAGGACGAGTTGGACCTGGTCCACGAGGAGGCCGACGACCAGGTCCGGCTGCGGCTGCGCGCCACCGGCGAGTTGCTCGACGTCCTCTACAACGGCTTCCTGGCGCCGACCATGCTGCCCCAGCGGAGCGCACCACTGCTCGCCGACCATCCGCTCGGGGCCGTCGACTTCCAAGCCCTCGTCCCGCAGTACCGGAGCGACGCGCCGGGTGGCCGGGTGGTCCGCACGCCCCGGCTGCGCCATCGGCACCTTGTGCTGCGCAGACGTCGCTGGCACGTGGACGCGGGCGTGCTCCGGACACTCCGCACCGACCTCGCCGCCGAGCCGGGGTCGCCGCCGGCAGTCGTCTCCCGCTGGCGCGCCCTGCTCCGACTCCCCGAGCAGGTCTTCCTGCACCCGGTCGCGGCTGCCTCCCGGGAGGGCCGCGCGACCGAGGACTTCCTCGCCCGATTGGCCCAACCCAAGCCGCAGTTCGTGGACTTCGGCAACGCGCTGCACCTGCACTCGCTGGCCAAGTGGCTCTCCAGGCACCCGGACGGCGTGGTACTGGAGGAGGCTCTTCCGGCGCCCGGCGGCCGGGAGCAGGCCACCGGCTCCGTGGAACTGGTGGCCGAGGTCTACCGTGCCGGGCGGACGACATGA